A stretch of Christensenellaceae bacterium DNA encodes these proteins:
- a CDS encoding TnpV protein: protein MTKTIFEEMGGTYRQVGDYLLPNITVPAEEEIEPIGLWGKRHARHLKEHYKVLYMNLLTSGKLHSYLAEVDKQAEDMFLRLVKEYADRQDVTEQLKKDNPYEWIGRMNNIQACVREVVGTELIYT, encoded by the coding sequence ATGACAAAGACAATTTTTGAAGAAATGGGCGGAACTTATAGACAGGTGGGTGATTATTTATTGCCGAACATCACAGTACCAGCCGAAGAAGAAATAGAGCCGATTGGTTTATGGGGGAAACGACATGCAAGGCATTTAAAGGAACACTATAAAGTGTTATATATGAACCTGCTGACAAGCGGAAAGCTGCATAGTTATCTTGCAGAAGTCGATAAGCAAGCAGAGGATATGTTTCTTCGACTGGTAAAGGAATATGCCGACAGACAAGATGTGACGGAACAATTAAAGAAAGATAATCCCTACGAATGGATTGGAAGAATGAATAATATTCAGGCTTGTGTGAGGGAAGTTGTAGGAACGGAGTTGATTTACACATAA
- a CDS encoding multidrug ABC transporter ATP-binding protein, protein MLQIKKLNLTHKKDLRIILNDFNLVLNDGDKAVIIGEEGNGKSTLMKWIYNPSLVENYIEADGERIMGHERLGYLPQEMLDEDKEKTIYEYFSEEEIFWEKTPKELSVIAGKFGMKNDFFYSNQTMGSLSGGEKVKTQLMRLFIRDVSVLLLDEPSNDIDIATLTLLEKIINDWKHIVLFISHDETLIERTANMVIHIEQIIRKTKARYTVAKLPYRRYVEERLHKFEIQKQRALSDRREKKIRDEKYQRVMQSVQGALRSCTRQAPSVAKNLKDKMHTVKAMERRFEKEDENMTQMPEQEEAIFVKLGDENSHIPAGKTVIEYELSKLVTPDGKRILAEGIHLKIKGSEKICMIGANGAGKTTLLKKIAEELLNRNDIKAEYMPQTYEDLLDLDVTPVDYLDKTGDKEERTRIRTYLGSLKYTPDEMEHPIRELSGGQKAKVLLLRMSLSGANVLILDEPTRNFSPLSGPVIRKMLREFPGAVISISHDRKYIEEVCDKIYQLNPNGLQLIGD, encoded by the coding sequence ATGTTGCAGATAAAAAAATTAAATTTAACACATAAAAAAGACCTGAGAATAATTCTTAATGATTTCAACCTTGTGCTAAATGATGGAGATAAGGCAGTTATTATTGGAGAAGAGGGAAATGGGAAATCGACATTAATGAAGTGGATATACAATCCGTCGCTTGTAGAAAACTATATAGAAGCAGATGGGGAAAGGATAATGGGACACGAACGTCTTGGTTATCTTCCGCAGGAGATGCTCGATGAAGATAAGGAAAAAACAATATACGAATATTTTTCTGAAGAGGAAATATTCTGGGAGAAAACGCCTAAAGAATTGTCTGTTATTGCGGGAAAATTTGGAATGAAAAATGATTTTTTCTACAGTAACCAGACAATGGGTAGTCTTTCAGGAGGCGAAAAAGTCAAGACACAACTTATGAGGCTTTTCATTCGCGATGTTTCTGTGCTGTTGTTGGACGAACCTTCCAATGACATCGACATTGCGACGCTTACATTACTGGAAAAAATCATAAATGACTGGAAGCACATTGTGCTTTTTATTTCACACGATGAAACGCTGATAGAGCGTACTGCCAACATGGTGATACATATCGAGCAGATTATACGAAAAACAAAGGCGAGATATACCGTGGCAAAGCTTCCCTATAGACGCTATGTGGAAGAACGGCTTCATAAATTTGAAATCCAAAAACAGCGGGCACTGAGTGACCGTAGGGAGAAAAAGATTCGCGATGAAAAATATCAAAGAGTTATGCAGAGTGTACAAGGTGCATTAAGAAGTTGTACCAGACAAGCACCGTCTGTTGCCAAAAACTTAAAGGACAAAATGCATACGGTTAAGGCAATGGAACGAAGATTTGAAAAAGAAGATGAAAATATGACTCAGATGCCGGAACAGGAAGAAGCAATCTTTGTCAAATTAGGGGATGAAAACTCACACATTCCCGCAGGAAAAACGGTCATAGAATATGAACTTTCAAAGCTTGTGACTCCGGATGGCAAAAGAATTTTAGCAGAAGGAATTCATTTAAAAATAAAAGGTTCAGAAAAAATCTGTATGATAGGAGCCAACGGGGCAGGAAAAACGACTCTTCTAAAAAAGATAGCGGAAGAACTCCTAAATCGGAATGACATTAAAGCAGAATATATGCCTCAAACTTATGAAGACCTGCTGGATTTGGATGTTACACCGGTTGATTACCTTGATAAAACAGGAGATAAAGAAGAGCGTACAAGAATTAGAACATACCTTGGTTCACTTAAATACACACCAGATGAAATGGAGCATCCGATTCGGGAGTTATCAGGCGGACAAAAGGCGAAAGTGCTTCTCTTGAGGATGAGCTTAAGTGGTGCAAATGTTCTTATTCTGGATGAACCGACAAGAAATTTTTCACCATTGTCCGGTCCGGTAATAAGAAAAATGCTCCGAGAATTTCCGGGGGCTGTCATTAGCATTTCTCACGATAGAAAGTATATTGAAGAGGTGTGCGATAAAATATATCAGCTAAATCCTAATGGATTACAGCTAATTGGTGATTGA
- a CDS encoding glyoxalase/bleomycin resistance/dioxygenase family protein: MMDHGLKIKMYSFTVDCKEPYALAKFYAMLLNWEIVFYDEEWACVGAPEAEQGTYPGITFQRNPGYQPPVWPEEPDAQQQMAHLDFAVNDLEKAVQYAIHCGATVAEEQFSEEWRVMLDPAGHPFCLCQMKEMIESTHFALL; the protein is encoded by the coding sequence ATGATGGATCACGGATTAAAAATCAAAATGTACTCATTTACAGTGGATTGCAAAGAACCTTATGCACTGGCCAAGTTCTACGCGATGCTGCTTAATTGGGAGATCGTATTCTATGACGAGGAATGGGCATGTGTAGGCGCTCCCGAAGCGGAGCAGGGAACATACCCCGGTATAACTTTCCAGAGGAATCCAGGGTATCAACCGCCGGTGTGGCCGGAAGAACCGGACGCACAGCAGCAAATGGCGCATTTGGACTTCGCGGTGAACGATTTGGAAAAAGCGGTCCAATATGCGATTCATTGCGGGGCAACGGTCGCGGAGGAACAATTTTCCGAGGAGTGGCGGGTCATGCTTGACCCTGCCGGACATCCTTTCTGTTTATGCCAGATGAAAGAGATGATCGAAAGCACACATTTTGCGTTGTTATAA
- a CDS encoding guanine permease: MEKFFKLKENGTKASTEVIAGFTTFFAMSYIIFVNPSILSATGMPSQAVFLATIIAAAIGTLVMGLFANVPYAQAPGMGLNAFFTYTVCFALGFTWQQALAMVFICGIVNIIITVTKLRKAIIKSIPESLQNAIGGGIGIFVAYIGIKNAGIIQFTSDPGTIMSINGAPFAADATYSGITSIVSSGGAVPALVTFNSPAVILALIGIILTIILLVAKVKGAILIGIIATTIIGIPMGVVDLSTVNFAADSLGNSFKDLGVTFGAAFGPEGMQSLFAVPDKILMVIMTIFAFSISDTFDTIGTFIGTGRRSGIFSAEDMKMMETSKGFKSKMDKALFADAIATSVGAVFGTSNTTTYVESAAGIGAGGRTGLTSVVTAIIFLACMFLAPVMGIVPSQATAPALIAVGVMMMAAFKDIKWGDFEEAVPAFFAGVFMALCYSISYGIAAGFLFYCIVKIIRGKAKELHPILIVATILFVLNFVVLALI; this comes from the coding sequence ATGGAAAAGTTTTTTAAACTCAAAGAGAATGGCACAAAAGCTTCAACCGAAGTCATTGCCGGATTTACAACGTTCTTTGCGATGTCTTACATCATTTTTGTAAACCCGAGCATTCTGTCGGCGACGGGCATGCCTTCTCAGGCGGTATTCCTTGCAACGATCATCGCGGCAGCGATCGGCACCCTCGTTATGGGCCTGTTTGCAAACGTACCGTATGCGCAGGCTCCCGGTATGGGCTTAAACGCGTTCTTTACCTATACGGTATGCTTCGCACTTGGCTTTACCTGGCAGCAGGCACTCGCAATGGTATTCATCTGTGGTATCGTAAACATTATTATTACGGTCACGAAACTGAGAAAAGCAATCATCAAATCTATTCCTGAATCCTTGCAGAATGCCATTGGCGGCGGTATTGGTATCTTTGTTGCCTATATCGGTATCAAAAATGCGGGTATCATCCAGTTTACGTCCGATCCGGGAACGATCATGTCCATCAACGGCGCGCCGTTTGCGGCGGACGCGACTTATTCCGGAATTACCAGTATCGTTTCTTCAGGCGGCGCGGTACCGGCACTCGTTACTTTCAATTCACCTGCGGTTATCCTGGCGCTGATCGGTATCATCCTGACGATCATACTTTTGGTTGCTAAGGTAAAGGGAGCGATCCTGATCGGTATCATCGCAACGACAATCATCGGTATCCCGATGGGCGTTGTCGACCTTTCGACGGTCAACTTTGCGGCAGACAGCCTTGGCAATTCTTTCAAGGACTTGGGCGTGACCTTTGGCGCGGCCTTTGGCCCTGAGGGCATGCAGTCGCTCTTTGCGGTTCCCGATAAGATACTTATGGTAATAATGACGATATTTGCCTTTAGTATATCAGATACATTCGATACAATCGGTACGTTCATCGGAACGGGCCGTAGAAGCGGTATCTTCAGTGCGGAAGACATGAAGATGATGGAAACAAGCAAAGGCTTCAAATCCAAAATGGATAAAGCCCTGTTTGCAGATGCAATCGCGACGTCAGTCGGCGCTGTTTTCGGAACGTCTAATACGACGACATACGTAGAAAGCGCCGCAGGTATTGGCGCAGGCGGACGTACCGGCCTTACGAGCGTTGTAACGGCAATCATCTTCCTGGCATGTATGTTCCTTGCTCCGGTGATGGGCATCGTGCCTTCCCAGGCGACCGCTCCGGCGCTTATTGCTGTTGGCGTTATGATGATGGCGGCATTCAAGGATATTAAGTGGGGGGATTTCGAGGAAGCTGTGCCGGCGTTCTTTGCAGGCGTATTCATGGCCCTGTGCTACAGTATTTCCTACGGTATCGCCGCAGGTTTCCTGTTCTACTGCATTGTTAAGATCATCCGCGGCAAAGCAAAAGAGCTGCACCCGATCCTGATCGTGGCAACGATCCTGTTCGTACTGAACTTCGTCGTGCTGGCGCTGATCTAA
- the purE gene encoding N5-carboxyaminoimidazole ribonucleotide mutase, with protein sequence MKVAVIMGSKSDLPVLKPTIDTLKDFGIEVEAHVMSAHRTPELAADFAKNAKDNGVEVIIAAAGKAAHLAGVIAGHSILPVIGLPIKSSTMDGLDSLLSTVQMPEGIPVATVAINGGKNAALLAVQILALKYDTLSDLLYKFKEDMQLKVVAADAELREEL encoded by the coding sequence ATGAAAGTTGCAGTGATTATGGGTTCGAAAAGCGACCTGCCGGTATTAAAGCCGACGATTGATACATTGAAAGATTTTGGTATTGAGGTAGAAGCGCATGTCATGTCTGCGCACAGGACGCCAGAGCTCGCGGCAGACTTCGCAAAGAACGCAAAGGACAACGGGGTCGAGGTAATCATTGCCGCTGCCGGAAAGGCAGCACATCTTGCCGGTGTAATTGCCGGTCACAGTATTTTGCCGGTGATCGGACTTCCGATCAAATCTTCTACAATGGACGGGCTGGATTCCCTGCTTTCTACAGTGCAAATGCCCGAGGGTATTCCGGTAGCCACCGTGGCCATCAACGGCGGAAAAAACGCCGCCCTGCTAGCAGTGCAAATTCTCGCGCTCAAATACGATACGTTAAGCGATTTATTATATAAATTTAAAGAAGATATGCAGCTTAAGGTTGTAGCTGCGGATGCTGAACTCAGAGAGGAGCTTTAA
- the purC gene encoding phosphoribosylaminoimidazole-succinocarboxamide synthase: MKKAEQMYEGKAKKVFKTDDPDYVIVDYKDDATAFNGLKKGTIVGKGVVNNKVSNHMFKMLEEHGIPTHFVEELSDRETVVKSVSIVPVEVIVRNIAAGSLSKRLGIPEGTKLKSTVLEYSYKDDELGDPMINDYHVFAMDLATPEELEKIATYSFKVNEIMTDYLKQFGIELIDFKLEYGRYKGEIILADEISPDTCRFWDSKTGEKLDKDRFRQDLGNVEDAYQEILHRLMGE, from the coding sequence ATGAAAAAAGCAGAACAAATGTATGAAGGAAAAGCAAAAAAAGTTTTTAAAACGGATGATCCGGATTATGTGATCGTTGATTATAAGGATGATGCAACCGCCTTTAACGGCCTCAAGAAAGGTACGATCGTCGGAAAGGGCGTGGTCAATAATAAGGTTTCCAATCATATGTTTAAAATGCTGGAAGAGCACGGGATTCCTACGCATTTTGTAGAAGAACTTTCCGATCGTGAAACGGTGGTTAAGAGCGTTTCAATCGTTCCGGTGGAAGTGATCGTCAGGAATATCGCCGCCGGCAGCCTTTCCAAAAGGCTGGGTATCCCAGAGGGAACAAAGCTCAAATCCACGGTACTTGAATATAGCTATAAGGACGACGAGCTCGGCGATCCGATGATTAATGATTATCATGTGTTTGCTATGGATCTCGCAACGCCGGAAGAACTCGAGAAAATTGCGACGTATTCCTTTAAGGTCAACGAGATCATGACGGATTACCTCAAGCAATTCGGAATTGAGCTGATCGACTTTAAACTGGAATACGGCCGCTACAAAGGCGAAATCATCCTTGCGGATGAAATTTCTCCGGACACCTGCCGTTTCTGGGATTCCAAGACTGGGGAGAAGCTGGATAAGGACCGTTTCCGTCAGGACCTCGGCAATGTTGAGGATGCGTATCAGGAAATCCTGCACCGGCTGATGGGAGAATAA
- the purF gene encoding amidophosphoribosyltransferase: MLLAPNMQYERWKPADDVMPEECGVFGIFMDDRHYDPAEAAYLGLYALQHRGQESAGIAVTDGKCVKQHKGMGLCSEVFKDNLDKLLGGHIGIGHVRYSTTGESKGENAQPLVISYRGGKLALAHNGNLINSTALRAKLEDEGTVFQTSLDTEVMANLIAKYSKRGLLNAISAMMKVVRGSYALVIMTQDELVAVRDPLGIRPLALGKLDNNYVVASESCAFDTIDAEFVRDVRPGEIIMINKDGLKSYQAQSSMQTALCVFEYVYFARPDSDIDGISVYRSRENMGIKLAQAFPVDADLVSDVPDSATPAASGYAAESGIPYAKALSKNRYVGRTFIQPSQALRERGVKLKLNAMKRNVHGKRLILIDDSIVRGTTSRKIVEMLRLAGAREVHMQISSPPVICPCFFGIDTPSHDQLIGSKNSVEEIRRIIGADTLHYLSIGDLLKTVEGAGCNFCTGCFDGHYPVDMRKALKETEAVELSGIE, from the coding sequence ATGCTTCTTGCACCAAACATGCAATATGAGCGATGGAAGCCGGCAGACGACGTTATGCCGGAGGAATGCGGTGTGTTCGGTATCTTTATGGATGACCGCCATTATGATCCGGCGGAGGCGGCATATCTCGGACTGTACGCCTTGCAGCACAGGGGGCAGGAGAGCGCCGGTATTGCGGTCACGGACGGAAAATGCGTGAAACAGCATAAGGGCATGGGCCTGTGTTCAGAGGTGTTTAAGGATAATCTCGATAAGCTTTTGGGCGGCCATATCGGTATCGGCCATGTGCGTTACTCCACGACGGGGGAAAGTAAAGGTGAAAACGCGCAGCCGCTTGTAATATCGTATCGCGGCGGCAAGCTTGCCTTAGCACATAACGGTAACCTGATCAACAGTACGGCGCTGCGCGCAAAGCTGGAGGACGAAGGCACCGTTTTTCAAACGTCGCTGGATACGGAGGTAATGGCTAACCTGATCGCCAAATACTCAAAACGCGGCCTGTTGAATGCGATTTCCGCCATGATGAAAGTCGTGAGGGGCTCTTATGCGTTGGTCATCATGACGCAGGACGAGCTTGTCGCGGTGCGTGATCCGCTGGGGATCCGTCCACTGGCGCTGGGAAAACTGGACAACAATTACGTTGTGGCATCCGAGTCGTGCGCTTTTGATACTATAGATGCGGAGTTTGTGCGGGATGTCCGTCCGGGCGAAATTATCATGATCAACAAGGACGGTCTGAAATCCTATCAGGCGCAATCGTCGATGCAAACGGCCCTTTGCGTATTTGAATATGTATATTTTGCGCGTCCCGATTCAGACATCGACGGGATCAGCGTATACCGGTCGCGTGAAAACATGGGCATTAAACTGGCGCAGGCATTTCCGGTCGACGCCGATCTCGTCAGCGACGTACCGGATTCGGCTACGCCGGCGGCATCGGGGTATGCGGCGGAATCGGGCATTCCATATGCGAAAGCTTTATCCAAAAACCGCTATGTGGGCAGGACATTCATCCAGCCGTCGCAGGCGCTTCGGGAACGCGGCGTTAAGCTGAAGCTTAACGCCATGAAGCGGAATGTACATGGAAAAAGGTTGATTTTGATCGATGATTCTATCGTGCGCGGAACGACGAGCAGGAAAATCGTAGAAATGCTGCGGCTGGCAGGCGCGCGAGAGGTGCATATGCAAATCAGTTCTCCGCCTGTTATCTGCCCGTGCTTTTTCGGGATCGATACGCCGTCGCACGATCAATTGATCGGGTCCAAAAATTCGGTGGAAGAGATACGCAGGATCATCGGCGCCGATACCTTGCATTATTTGTCCATCGGGGATTTGCTGAAAACGGTGGAGGGCGCGGGATGTAATTTCTGTACCGGATGCTTCGACGGGCACTATCCGGTCGATATGAGAAAAGCTTTGAAAGAAACAGAAGCAGTGGAACTGTCCGGCATAGAATAG
- the purM gene encoding phosphoribosylformylglycinamidine cyclo-ligase produces the protein MAVTYKDAGVDVERGYEAVKLMKEHVKKTFDGNVITDLGTFGGMYDIGNGQVLVSGTDGVGTKLMAAFATNKNDTVGIDCVAMCANDVICHGARPLFFLDYIATGALVPGVAADIVKGIADGCIQSGCALIGGETAEMPGFYPEGEYDLAGFCVGIVNKADIINGTNIAVGDRIIGLGSTGIHSNGFSLVRKLYAMDDTLNTIKIAETGTTLGELLLTPTKIYVKSILGLIEKIGVKGIAHITGGGFYENIPRVLPKNVDARIRLGSWDMPYVFEKLVADAQLSQKDAYNTFNMGIGMIVVVKPEQEKEALAMLEASGEKAYSIGEIVSGSGGVELC, from the coding sequence ATGGCAGTAACATATAAAGATGCCGGAGTTGACGTAGAACGCGGCTATGAGGCTGTAAAGCTGATGAAAGAGCACGTTAAAAAAACTTTTGACGGCAATGTGATCACCGATCTCGGGACGTTTGGCGGGATGTATGATATAGGTAACGGACAGGTGCTGGTTTCGGGAACAGACGGCGTCGGTACCAAACTGATGGCGGCTTTCGCTACCAATAAAAACGATACGGTAGGAATCGATTGCGTGGCGATGTGTGCAAACGACGTAATATGCCATGGCGCACGGCCTTTGTTTTTCCTGGACTATATCGCTACGGGAGCTCTGGTACCAGGTGTTGCGGCGGATATTGTCAAGGGGATTGCCGATGGCTGTATACAGTCCGGCTGCGCGCTGATTGGCGGGGAAACGGCGGAAATGCCCGGGTTTTATCCTGAAGGCGAATATGACCTGGCGGGATTCTGCGTAGGAATCGTAAACAAGGCGGATATTATCAATGGAACGAACATCGCCGTGGGGGACAGAATTATCGGGCTGGGTTCCACGGGTATTCATTCCAACGGTTTTTCGCTGGTACGCAAGCTTTATGCTATGGACGATACTTTAAATACTATAAAAATTGCAGAAACGGGAACGACGCTGGGCGAGCTGCTTCTTACGCCCACGAAAATATATGTAAAGTCGATCCTCGGCCTGATCGAAAAGATCGGGGTCAAAGGAATCGCGCACATCACAGGCGGCGGCTTCTACGAAAATATCCCGCGCGTGCTGCCGAAGAATGTGGATGCAAGGATTCGGCTGGGCTCATGGGATATGCCGTATGTTTTTGAAAAGCTGGTGGCGGACGCTCAGCTTTCCCAAAAGGATGCATACAATACCTTTAACATGGGAATCGGCATGATCGTCGTAGTAAAGCCGGAACAGGAAAAAGAGGCACTCGCCATGCTGGAAGCGTCTGGCGAAAAGGCTTATTCGATCGGCGAGATCGTATCCGGCAGTGGAGGCGTTGAGTTATGCTGA
- the PurN gene encoding phosphoribosylglycinamide formyltransferase, with protein MLKFAVMASGGGTDFQSLIDAVESGQIQAEICCLVAGKPDIYAIKRAESAGIPVEVVQKKCFSSQEQFDSAILSVLQKYRADFVVLAGYLSIIGEKTLAAYPNKIINVHPSLIPSFCGMGMYGSKVHEAAIAYGVKFSGATVHFIDGQADTGPIIMQAAVPVLEGDSPADLAARVLETEHKILPEAVALMADGKLRTEGRIVKILK; from the coding sequence ATGCTGAAATTTGCCGTTATGGCATCCGGCGGCGGAACGGATTTCCAGTCGCTGATCGATGCCGTGGAGTCGGGACAGATCCAGGCCGAGATTTGCTGTCTTGTCGCCGGAAAACCGGATATTTATGCAATCAAGCGTGCGGAAAGCGCGGGAATTCCTGTGGAGGTCGTGCAAAAAAAGTGTTTTTCTTCACAAGAACAGTTCGACAGCGCCATACTATCCGTATTGCAAAAGTACCGCGCGGATTTTGTCGTATTGGCGGGATATTTGAGTATTATCGGCGAAAAAACGCTGGCGGCTTATCCCAACAAGATCATCAATGTTCATCCATCGCTCATTCCAAGCTTTTGCGGAATGGGCATGTATGGAAGCAAAGTACACGAGGCGGCAATCGCATATGGTGTAAAATTTTCGGGCGCAACCGTCCATTTTATCGATGGACAGGCGGACACAGGGCCGATTATCATGCAAGCGGCCGTACCGGTACTGGAGGGAGATTCTCCTGCAGACTTAGCAGCGCGGGTGCTGGAGACAGAGCATAAAATATTGCCGGAGGCTGTGGCGTTGATGGCAGATGGAAAATTGAGAACAGAGGGCAGGATTGTAAAAATTTTAAAATAG
- the purH gene encoding bifunctional purine biosynthesis protein PurH: MAKRAFLSVFDKTGIVDFAKGLIGLGFEILSTGGTQRELENAGLAVTNVSDITGFPECLDGRVKTLHPKIHAGILAMRGNEEHMKQLKELGVETIDVVAVNLYPFKQTISKADVTLEDAIENIDIGGPTMLRAAAKNWQDVAVVIDAADYDRVLAEFSEEGAVSRDTKFYLGAKVFENTAAYDALIAQYLRKQMDEEVLPEKLTLTYEKQQEMRYGENPHQHAAFYREPLYVAGSLANAKQLNGKELSFNNINDAAGALDCLREFSDTTVVGVKHANPCGVGSADTVYDAYMKAYECDPVSIYGGIVACNREIDEKTASQMSKIFLEIVIAPSYTKEALDILCQKKNLRVLQLPEISAPLPKDGIDTKKVLGGLLVQGLNDKMFDGEFKVVTKRAPTDEEMENLEFAFKVVKYVKSNGIAIAKGMGTLGIGPGQTNRIWAAEMALERSGEDVKGAVLASDAFFPFDDCVEVAARAGITAIIQPGGSIRDEDSIKKCDENGIAMVFTGIRHFRH, translated from the coding sequence ATGGCAAAAAGAGCTTTTTTAAGCGTGTTTGACAAGACAGGCATCGTTGATTTCGCAAAAGGCTTGATTGGCTTGGGATTCGAAATCCTTTCCACCGGCGGAACGCAGCGTGAGCTGGAAAACGCGGGGCTAGCGGTGACGAATGTTTCGGATATTACCGGTTTTCCGGAATGCCTTGACGGTAGGGTGAAAACGCTGCATCCGAAGATCCACGCGGGCATTCTGGCAATGCGCGGCAATGAAGAGCATATGAAGCAGTTAAAGGAACTGGGTGTTGAAACGATCGACGTGGTGGCAGTGAACCTCTATCCGTTCAAGCAGACGATTTCCAAAGCAGATGTCACGCTGGAAGACGCGATCGAGAATATCGATATTGGCGGACCGACCATGCTGCGCGCTGCCGCTAAGAACTGGCAGGATGTTGCAGTTGTGATTGACGCTGCTGACTATGATAGAGTACTTGCTGAGTTCAGTGAGGAGGGGGCGGTATCGCGGGATACCAAATTCTATCTGGGCGCAAAAGTGTTTGAAAATACGGCGGCATATGATGCGCTGATCGCGCAATATCTGAGAAAGCAAATGGATGAAGAGGTGCTGCCGGAAAAACTGACGCTTACCTATGAGAAACAGCAGGAGATGCGGTATGGCGAAAATCCGCACCAGCATGCGGCCTTTTACCGCGAACCCTTATATGTTGCGGGCAGCTTGGCGAATGCCAAGCAGCTTAACGGTAAAGAGCTTTCCTTTAATAATATCAATGATGCGGCGGGGGCACTTGACTGCCTGCGTGAATTTTCGGATACGACAGTCGTAGGCGTAAAGCACGCCAATCCGTGCGGCGTGGGAAGCGCGGATACGGTTTATGACGCGTACATGAAAGCGTATGAATGCGATCCGGTTTCTATTTACGGCGGGATCGTAGCCTGCAACAGGGAGATCGACGAAAAAACGGCAAGCCAGATGAGTAAAATATTTTTGGAGATCGTGATCGCGCCCTCTTATACCAAAGAAGCGCTCGATATTCTCTGTCAAAAGAAAAACCTGCGCGTACTGCAATTGCCGGAGATCAGCGCGCCGCTTCCCAAGGACGGTATCGATACCAAGAAAGTTCTGGGCGGACTATTGGTGCAGGGACTGAACGATAAAATGTTTGACGGCGAGTTTAAGGTGGTTACTAAACGCGCGCCCACGGACGAGGAGATGGAAAATCTTGAGTTTGCATTCAAGGTCGTAAAATATGTGAAATCCAACGGTATTGCGATTGCCAAAGGCATGGGAACGCTGGGGATCGGACCGGGGCAGACAAACCGTATCTGGGCGGCGGAAATGGCGTTGGAACGTAGCGGCGAGGACGTTAAGGGCGCGGTACTGGCGTCCGACGCTTTCTTTCCTTTCGACGATTGCGTCGAGGTGGCGGCAAGAGCGGGAATCACGGCAATCATTCAGCCCGGCGGATCGATCCGTGACGAAGATTCAATCAAAAAATGCGACGAAAACGGGATTGCGATGGTATTTACCGGTATTCGTCATTTCAGACACTAA